One segment of Paenibacillus sp. FSL R7-0337 DNA contains the following:
- a CDS encoding DUF2812 domain-containing protein — protein sequence MSQVVRKFFMDFEKEEAWLNEMSAKGWALVEHSWARYVFEESAKGEYIYRIELLEKDPKEAAGYLLFMEETGAERVPSGPPTKANRAFMNQRWVFFRRKASEGPFQIYTDADSKIKHYQRIYKVYLSLAFLELIIGSFNIMLIMLNTSSNIYKINLIVGVSVIILGLFFVWLSLPVRRKIARLQQEKLIRE from the coding sequence ATGAGTCAGGTGGTACGCAAATTTTTCATGGATTTCGAGAAGGAAGAAGCGTGGCTGAATGAGATGTCTGCCAAGGGATGGGCACTGGTGGAGCATTCTTGGGCCCGTTATGTGTTCGAGGAGAGCGCCAAGGGGGAGTATATTTACCGGATTGAGCTGCTGGAGAAGGACCCTAAGGAGGCGGCAGGCTACTTGCTATTCATGGAGGAGACCGGGGCCGAGCGTGTGCCGTCCGGGCCTCCTACCAAGGCCAATCGTGCATTTATGAACCAGCGCTGGGTGTTCTTCAGAAGGAAGGCCTCGGAAGGCCCCTTCCAGATCTATACCGATGCGGATTCCAAAATCAAACACTATCAGCGAATCTATAAAGTCTATCTGTCCCTTGCGTTCCTTGAGCTGATCATCGGCTCCTTCAATATCATGCTGATTATGCTGAATACTTCCTCTAACATCTACAAAATCAACCTCATCGTGGGAGTGTCCGTTATCATTCTGGGCCTGTTCTTCGTGTGGCTCAGTTTGCCGGTCCGCCGCAAGATCGCGCGGCTGCAGCAGGAGAAGCTGATCCGAGAGTGA
- a CDS encoding PadR family transcriptional regulator, with translation MALSGNNEYGALTEGVYYILLSLLTPMHGYGIMQNVKLLSNQRVELGAGTLYGALSTLVERGWIKLLAGGEDSRKKEYQITELGKSIVQSEMTRLDELLTNGRKLLGGEV, from the coding sequence ATGGCATTGTCCGGCAACAATGAATACGGGGCGCTGACCGAAGGCGTCTATTATATCCTCTTGTCCCTGCTCACCCCGATGCACGGCTACGGCATTATGCAGAATGTGAAGCTGCTGAGCAATCAGCGCGTAGAGCTGGGGGCAGGCACGTTATACGGAGCGTTAAGCACGCTGGTGGAACGGGGCTGGATCAAGCTGCTGGCCGGTGGAGAAGATTCACGCAAGAAGGAATATCAGATTACGGAGCTTGGCAAATCGATAGTCCAGAGTGAAATGACAAGGCTTGACGAGTTGCTCACAAATGGAAGAAAGCTACTGGGAGGCGAAGTGTAA
- the yhbH gene encoding sporulation protein YhbH — protein MSQPSGPYAFVVSKEDWSLHRKGHQDQERHQQKVREAIKGNLPDLVTEENIILSGGKQIVKVPIRSLDEYRIIYNFRKQKHVGQGDGESQVGDVLGRDSQSAQPGKGDKAGDQPGADTVEAEVDLEDLEDILFQDMELPHLKPKDKEEIEVKSIVFNDIRKKGMMSNIDKKRTLLENLRRNASSGNPGIHSISPDDLRYKTWDDITVPHSNAVIIAMMDTSGSMGTFEKYCARSFFFWMTRFLRRQYEKVDIVFLAHHTEAKEVSEHDFFTRGESGGTICSSAYQKALEIIDSRYPPAQYNIYPFHFSDGDNLTSDNERCVKLIGELLKRSNMFGYGEVNQYNRSSTLMSAYRHLKQEQFMHYVIKDKKEVYLALKAFFGKKVTEA, from the coding sequence TTGTCCCAGCCGTCCGGTCCATACGCTTTTGTCGTCTCCAAAGAAGACTGGTCCCTTCACCGCAAAGGCCATCAGGATCAGGAGCGTCACCAGCAAAAGGTCAGAGAAGCCATCAAGGGCAATCTGCCCGATCTGGTTACTGAAGAGAACATTATTTTGTCGGGCGGCAAGCAGATTGTGAAGGTGCCGATCCGCAGTCTGGATGAATACCGGATTATCTATAATTTTCGCAAGCAGAAGCATGTCGGCCAGGGAGACGGCGAGAGCCAGGTAGGCGATGTCCTCGGGCGTGATTCCCAGTCGGCCCAGCCGGGCAAAGGGGATAAAGCGGGCGATCAGCCGGGAGCGGATACCGTTGAGGCCGAGGTCGATCTCGAGGATCTGGAGGATATTCTGTTCCAGGACATGGAGCTGCCCCATCTGAAGCCGAAGGATAAGGAAGAGATTGAAGTCAAATCGATTGTCTTCAATGATATCCGCAAAAAGGGCATGATGTCGAACATCGACAAGAAACGAACGTTACTTGAGAATCTGCGGCGCAATGCCAGCAGCGGCAACCCTGGAATACACAGCATCAGCCCCGATGATCTGCGTTACAAGACCTGGGATGACATCACGGTCCCTCACTCGAATGCCGTGATTATTGCCATGATGGACACCTCGGGCTCGATGGGTACTTTTGAAAAATACTGCGCCCGCAGCTTCTTCTTCTGGATGACCCGCTTCCTGCGCCGCCAGTATGAGAAGGTGGATATCGTATTCTTGGCCCATCATACGGAAGCTAAGGAGGTCAGCGAGCATGACTTCTTCACCCGAGGCGAGAGCGGGGGGACGATCTGCTCCTCGGCGTACCAGAAAGCACTGGAGATTATCGACAGCCGCTATCCGCCTGCCCAATACAACATCTACCCCTTCCATTTCTCGGATGGCGACAACCTGACCTCCGACAATGAACGCTGTGTCAAGCTGATCGGCGAGCTGCTGAAGCGCAGCAATATGTTCGGCTACGGTGAGGTGAACCAGTACAACCGCAGCAGCACGCTGATGTCCGCCTACCGCCACCTGAAGCAGGAGCAGTTCATGCATTATGTAATTAAGGATAAGAAGGAAGTCTATCTGGCGCTGAAGGCTTTTTTCGGCAAAAAGGTTACTGAAGCTTAA
- a CDS encoding DUF11 domain-containing protein — protein sequence MTDGSGLQPVVSNQSMVLYSSAEGTDSVTYSNTVNTLVVGPVLSLQKQADRQSASLGETLVYTVTARNSGNTGAVVTITDVLPPGVSFVANSVLRDGVPLPGITPSSGIPLGILAPHSGVSIAFQVIVISLPPSLALHNRAVGTYSFNTPEGRAVNGEIRSNPVSVSLLSYQLSSLLSASTPTTFIGDVVTYTLQLRNEGTLPLTTVIAMLPVPEGTSFLPGSVIAGGIYQPEADQASGIGLGSLPAGAASEVSYRVRVTSNPPGSAILANAQISYQANDNRTSTTSNTVQITVIQPGLSVSLKVDLYSAAPGDNLRYEFIVNNSGNLAVNALLTDAVPPDVLFVWDSVRVDGIPQKGLRPGDRIPLGTLRAGAVAVVDFLVSIPGATDIRQTPAIQNQGVVQYTFSLPDGRNVGQVSRSNAVTTLLFTPIISIQIQGEPPVIEPGGIAEFNIQVSNSGNYPAEVSVIRIVPQGTVIDPDIVTISATVIPGTPYSGTVALGTLQAGQTVTLTYFVKINTDYMGKDLQGSAAALYVFTIDGRRYSGEARSNTYKLLMEEISE from the coding sequence ATGACAGACGGCTCAGGGCTTCAGCCTGTCGTAAGTAATCAGTCCATGGTTCTATACAGCTCGGCAGAGGGCACGGACTCGGTTACCTATTCCAATACCGTCAATACGCTTGTCGTGGGTCCGGTATTATCGCTGCAAAAGCAAGCAGACCGTCAGAGCGCCTCCCTGGGGGAGACACTCGTCTATACAGTGACCGCCAGGAACAGCGGCAATACCGGGGCGGTTGTCACCATCACGGATGTGCTTCCCCCGGGTGTCTCGTTCGTTGCCAATAGTGTGCTTAGAGACGGTGTCCCCCTTCCGGGGATCACTCCGTCTTCCGGCATTCCCCTTGGCATTCTCGCCCCCCATTCGGGGGTCAGCATCGCCTTCCAGGTCATTGTCATCTCGCTTCCGCCTTCACTCGCGCTGCATAACAGAGCGGTTGGCACGTATTCCTTCAATACACCTGAAGGCAGAGCGGTGAACGGGGAGATCCGCTCCAACCCTGTTAGTGTCTCCCTGCTGTCCTACCAGTTGTCTTCCCTGCTCTCAGCCAGCACCCCCACGACCTTCATTGGGGATGTCGTCACCTACACCCTTCAGCTCAGGAATGAAGGCACCCTGCCGCTGACCACAGTCATTGCTATGCTTCCCGTTCCGGAAGGCACCTCCTTCCTTCCCGGAAGTGTTATCGCTGGCGGGATTTATCAGCCTGAGGCCGACCAGGCTTCAGGCATCGGACTGGGTTCGCTCCCTGCAGGAGCAGCCTCCGAGGTCTCCTACCGTGTCCGGGTGACCTCGAATCCTCCAGGATCAGCGATTCTTGCGAACGCACAGATCTCTTATCAGGCTAATGACAACCGAACCTCCACCACAAGCAATACGGTTCAGATTACGGTCATCCAGCCCGGATTATCGGTAAGTCTGAAGGTTGATCTCTACAGCGCAGCGCCCGGTGACAACTTACGGTACGAGTTCATTGTGAATAACAGCGGCAATCTGGCTGTGAACGCGCTGCTCACGGACGCCGTTCCGCCAGACGTACTGTTTGTCTGGGACAGCGTCCGTGTGGACGGGATTCCCCAGAAGGGCCTCCGCCCCGGGGACAGAATCCCGCTGGGCACTTTACGGGCAGGCGCTGTTGCTGTGGTTGATTTTCTCGTATCCATTCCGGGTGCCACCGATATCCGCCAGACTCCGGCTATTCAGAATCAGGGAGTGGTCCAGTATACATTCTCCCTGCCGGACGGGCGCAATGTCGGGCAGGTCTCCCGCTCAAATGCGGTGACCACGTTGCTGTTCACGCCCATCATTTCTATTCAGATTCAGGGTGAGCCGCCCGTTATTGAGCCTGGAGGCATCGCTGAATTCAACATTCAAGTGTCCAACAGCGGGAATTATCCGGCTGAAGTCTCAGTGATCCGGATTGTACCGCAGGGTACCGTCATTGATCCTGATATCGTTACGATAAGCGCCACTGTAATACCCGGTACACCGTACAGCGGAACAGTTGCTCTGGGAACGCTGCAAGCCGGGCAGACGGTCACACTCACTTATTTTGTCAAAATAAATACGGATTATATGGGCAAGGATCTTCAAGGCTCTGCGGCTGCCCTGTATGTGTTCACCATCGATGGACGACGGTACTCTGGCGAAGCCCGTTCCAACACCTACAAGTTGCTGATGGAAGAAATCAGTGAATAA
- a CDS encoding DUF11 domain-containing protein, which translates to MKIIPLVVRSTVNATGAITFTGNTLGLSRSDVVGVPGTQDSIGGFSTINTASVFGTYPAGTTSLYQSNSSAAVLVLPAGSTVLYAELIWGGSYVNGNVNLTTAINNPVSFTTPLGNTVSVTPDSATANSVDLGGGALAYVRSANVTSTIQASGAGTYVTGGVVGTIVIPGDSTANHAGWTLAVIYQNPSLPFRNMSLRAGAVLVQASSAPVVTTITGFATPVTGALGGRIQFSAQEGDANRSGDQALFGPTSATQVALSGPNNFANNFFASQINNDTGNLNTTGTFGTRNQTNGSPGSNIVGGRQGWDITNVDVSARLVNNQSSALLTLTTSGDAYVVNANGLQIDINAPKISLAKSANVAGTIVGDLVTYTVTVNNTGTASAASVVLSDTLPAGLTFVAGSVVVAGVSRPTYDITSGIPLGSLALGTSITVTYQARVTSLPNPQFVPNTATAAFTFQSVAGGPIVSGVIPSNTQSLPVYSPVLGIVKSANTSNATVGDQILYTLQISNTGNIGATTTLTDNIPAGSSYIPGSFTVNGTPVAGNPAAGIAIGTIAAGGSSTVQFRVLVNSLPSPPQLVDQATAAYTFLVPDGRTVNGTAASNTLTIPVRLPNVALVKSASFPDVAVGDTLQYTSVVTNNGIVAITNVVLSDPIPAGSTLVPGSVVVAGTARPAADPASGISVGTIAPGTSVTVTFQVSVNSVPGSGQLANQSSASYSSGSFNAITQSNTTLTPVYQPVIGITKSASPGSATVGGNVLYTLQVQNTGNLAATVTLTDTIPAGSAFVAGSVTVNGVVRPSDSPVSGIPLGSVAPGAGLTVTFLTTVQSLPSPATLTDQGSSSYTYQLPSGRSLSGGSVSNTVTIPVSAPNITILKNANLTSVAVGEYLTYTVSVSNPSGVAVNNVVLSDPAPAGSAFVAGTVTVNGTAVPSANPNAGIALGTLAAGATSIVVFQVNATSIPSPPQLSNRASASFTAGSFSGTALSNTVSTPVFIPVIGLVKSVGPAQASVGSLLSFSILASNTGNIAAMLNLTDALPPQTVFETNSVSIGGTPLPGYSPLTGIPVGPLAPGDSVVVSFLVTVTALPPNQQLLNSASASFTFTLPDGRQLGGNTVSNTLMVPVSAPNVSVVKSVNAVDAVTGDILTFTSVLTNNSITSVSNIILSDPLPENAAFLPGTVIVGGVSQPLSVPSAGIPIGSLGPGASVAVTFEVRITMPIPSQVNNQSTVSFTSGVFSGSSSSNVTTTPVTQPQISLVKSASDLNATVGDTVIYTVVVSNTGNLAANVTLTDNIPAGTTFDPNSVIVGGFPQPGAAPDTGITVGTVAPGASVPVSFTVFIVSLPSPQQLVNQAASTYTFTPPDGRLLSGSAVSNTVTIAVSAPNLSVVKSTASTSVAIGDTIAYSVDITNNGADPVNNVILSDPTPDGATFVPGSVSVNGVPFPNAHPASGIPVSTLASGASAVVSYSVTVASVPADASIDNQASVTYTSGVFAGSTFSNPVAVPVFQPEIAAAKAANTTNATVGDTVTYTINISNTGNYGASLTVTDNIPAGTTFVTNSVLINGQPLPQADPSTGIAAGTIAPGATVAVTFSVVITSLPSPQVLVNQGTVASSFTLPDGRTLGDSSLTNTVTLPVSNPNLAVVKTTATTATNIGDTITYSVTLTNNGIATVNNVVFTDALPAGTAFVPGSVLVDGVARPAASPATGVTIGSIAPGASVTVAFNVTVTALPPSGLLNNQSSASFTSGALSSAAFSNIVTTPVFQPIIAAAKSSSAQNATVGDTIVYTVNVSNSGNYAASATLTDTIPAGTTLVPNSVLINGFPSPGADPATGITLGSIAAGAALTVVFSVVIDTLPASQQLSNQAILAFNYTLPDGRVFNQSASSNINLIPVSSPDVLVAKSTTVIDAVPGDTVPYSIAVTNNGIAPVNNAVLSDPIPAGSSFVAGSVVVDGTPLPGGNPANGISLGTIAPGATVLVTFNILVNTLPNPATLSNLASVSFTSGAFSGASYSNTLVTPVFQPVIGILKAADTTNATVGDTVTYSLSVTNTGNLAAVVTLTDSIPAGAVFIPNSVLVNGQPVPGADPTTGINLGTVPAGATVTMLVTLQVTLASLPSPQQLVNQAAAAFTFTPPDGRSLSGSAVSNTLVIPVSSPDVTAVKSTPAVDAVVGDIITYTIAVTNNGIVPVNNVVLVDPIPAGSQFVAGSVTVDGTPRPGANPGTGILIGTIAPGATSTVTFQVQVIVI; encoded by the coding sequence GTGAAAATTATTCCTCTAGTCGTTCGGTCTACGGTTAACGCAACTGGCGCCATCACTTTCACAGGCAACACACTTGGACTTAGCCGCTCTGATGTTGTCGGTGTACCGGGTACACAGGACAGTATCGGAGGCTTCTCTACGATCAATACTGCTTCTGTATTCGGCACTTACCCTGCCGGCACTACCAGTTTATATCAGAGCAACAGTTCAGCAGCAGTTCTAGTACTCCCTGCCGGAAGCACGGTTCTGTATGCCGAGCTGATCTGGGGCGGTTCCTATGTTAACGGCAACGTCAATCTCACTACGGCAATCAACAACCCTGTATCCTTTACTACACCGCTCGGGAACACGGTCAGCGTCACCCCCGATTCAGCCACAGCCAATTCGGTGGATCTGGGTGGCGGGGCACTCGCGTATGTCCGTTCCGCCAATGTCACCAGCACCATTCAAGCCTCCGGTGCCGGAACCTATGTCACTGGCGGTGTAGTCGGGACTATTGTTATTCCTGGTGATTCCACTGCCAACCATGCGGGCTGGACACTTGCCGTCATCTACCAGAATCCGTCGCTGCCCTTCCGCAACATGTCTCTGCGTGCAGGTGCGGTCCTTGTCCAAGCCTCCTCGGCGCCGGTGGTCACCACCATTACCGGCTTCGCCACACCAGTCACCGGCGCGCTGGGCGGACGTATCCAGTTCAGCGCCCAGGAAGGAGATGCCAACCGATCAGGCGACCAGGCGCTTTTCGGCCCTACCTCCGCCACCCAGGTCGCCCTGTCCGGGCCTAATAACTTTGCCAATAACTTCTTCGCCTCGCAGATTAACAATGATACCGGCAATCTGAATACGACCGGCACGTTCGGCACCCGCAACCAGACTAACGGCAGTCCGGGCTCCAACATTGTCGGGGGGCGGCAGGGCTGGGATATCACGAATGTGGATGTATCCGCGCGTCTGGTCAATAACCAGTCCTCCGCACTCCTGACCTTGACTACTTCAGGCGATGCTTATGTCGTTAACGCCAACGGGCTGCAAATTGACATCAATGCTCCCAAGATCTCCTTGGCCAAAAGCGCAAATGTCGCCGGTACCATCGTTGGCGATCTGGTCACCTACACCGTAACGGTCAACAATACCGGTACGGCAAGTGCAGCCAGTGTTGTATTGTCAGATACTTTACCGGCAGGTCTTACTTTTGTCGCAGGAAGCGTGGTGGTTGCCGGTGTTTCCAGGCCGACTTATGATATAACCTCCGGCATCCCGCTGGGATCACTGGCCCTTGGCACTTCTATAACGGTTACCTATCAAGCCAGGGTGACTTCCTTGCCGAATCCGCAGTTCGTCCCCAACACAGCCACCGCCGCCTTCACCTTCCAGAGTGTGGCCGGAGGCCCGATTGTGAGCGGAGTTATTCCATCCAATACACAATCGCTGCCGGTATATTCTCCGGTTCTCGGCATTGTCAAAAGCGCCAATACTTCCAACGCAACCGTCGGAGACCAGATTCTCTACACCCTGCAAATCTCCAATACCGGCAATATCGGCGCCACGACTACGCTCACAGATAACATTCCTGCCGGCAGCTCCTATATTCCGGGAAGCTTCACGGTAAACGGTACGCCCGTGGCGGGTAATCCTGCCGCCGGGATCGCCATCGGCACCATCGCAGCAGGAGGAAGCTCGACCGTCCAGTTCCGCGTGCTGGTGAACAGCCTGCCCTCTCCTCCGCAGCTCGTTGACCAGGCTACAGCCGCCTATACCTTCCTGGTTCCGGACGGGCGGACCGTGAACGGTACGGCAGCCTCCAATACGCTCACCATACCGGTTCGACTGCCGAATGTCGCACTTGTCAAAAGCGCCAGCTTCCCGGATGTCGCCGTAGGCGATACCCTGCAATATACGTCTGTGGTTACTAATAACGGAATTGTCGCCATCACGAATGTTGTGCTCTCTGATCCGATACCTGCAGGCAGCACTCTAGTGCCTGGAAGTGTGGTGGTGGCGGGAACCGCGCGGCCAGCCGCTGATCCGGCTTCGGGGATATCTGTCGGCACCATTGCGCCAGGGACCAGCGTAACAGTAACCTTCCAGGTGAGTGTCAACTCTGTGCCGGGAAGCGGCCAGCTCGCTAACCAGTCATCGGCCTCTTACAGCTCGGGGTCCTTCAACGCCATCACACAGTCCAACACAACCTTGACTCCCGTATACCAGCCCGTGATCGGTATTACCAAAAGCGCAAGCCCCGGCAGCGCCACGGTTGGGGGAAATGTGCTGTATACCCTGCAAGTCCAAAATACCGGCAATCTCGCAGCAACGGTAACCTTAACTGACACGATTCCTGCCGGGTCTGCCTTCGTCGCCGGAAGCGTCACAGTAAACGGCGTGGTCCGTCCATCAGATTCTCCCGTAAGCGGAATTCCGCTCGGGTCCGTAGCACCGGGAGCCGGCTTGACCGTAACCTTCCTCACCACTGTTCAATCCCTGCCGTCTCCGGCAACCTTGACGGACCAGGGCAGCAGCAGTTACACCTATCAGTTGCCCAGCGGACGCTCCCTGTCCGGCGGAAGTGTATCTAATACAGTGACTATCCCGGTCTCTGCACCCAACATCACGATTCTCAAAAATGCCAATCTAACCTCAGTTGCTGTAGGCGAATATCTCACCTACACCGTCTCCGTATCCAACCCCAGCGGTGTAGCAGTTAACAATGTAGTGCTGTCTGATCCGGCTCCGGCAGGCAGTGCCTTTGTAGCGGGGACTGTCACGGTGAACGGGACGGCCGTACCCTCTGCCAATCCAAATGCCGGGATTGCTCTCGGTACACTTGCTGCGGGCGCAACAAGCATCGTTGTCTTCCAGGTTAATGCGACCTCTATTCCAAGCCCGCCACAACTGAGCAACCGGGCCAGCGCCTCATTTACGGCCGGCTCATTCAGCGGAACGGCCCTGTCCAATACAGTGTCTACCCCGGTCTTCATTCCAGTCATTGGACTTGTCAAAAGCGTAGGCCCTGCGCAGGCCTCTGTAGGCAGTCTGCTCTCCTTCTCCATCCTGGCCAGCAACACCGGCAATATCGCGGCCATGCTGAATCTGACTGATGCCCTGCCGCCGCAGACGGTATTCGAGACCAACAGCGTAAGTATAGGCGGGACGCCGCTGCCTGGGTATAGCCCATTAACGGGCATTCCGGTGGGGCCGCTTGCTCCGGGTGACAGTGTTGTAGTCAGCTTCCTTGTTACAGTCACAGCGTTGCCTCCGAATCAGCAGTTGCTTAATTCAGCCTCCGCCTCTTTCACCTTCACACTGCCGGACGGGCGTCAGCTTGGCGGTAACACCGTGTCGAACACCCTCATGGTTCCCGTCTCGGCACCGAACGTCAGTGTCGTCAAAAGCGTCAATGCTGTGGATGCTGTGACCGGTGACATCCTTACCTTCACCTCCGTGCTGACGAATAACAGCATTACCTCTGTCAGCAACATCATTCTCAGCGATCCCTTGCCAGAGAATGCAGCGTTCCTTCCCGGAACCGTAATTGTCGGCGGCGTCTCCCAGCCGTTGTCAGTTCCGTCCGCCGGCATCCCAATCGGCAGCCTGGGGCCTGGAGCCTCCGTTGCCGTCACATTCGAGGTGAGAATAACCATGCCGATTCCTTCACAGGTCAATAACCAGTCGACCGTCAGCTTCACCTCCGGGGTCTTCTCCGGCTCTTCATCGTCCAATGTCACCACAACACCGGTCACACAGCCGCAGATCTCCCTGGTCAAAAGCGCCAGTGACCTGAACGCCACAGTTGGCGATACGGTCATTTATACCGTTGTGGTCAGCAATACCGGTAACCTGGCCGCCAATGTTACCTTAACCGACAATATCCCGGCTGGTACTACCTTTGACCCTAACAGCGTCATTGTCGGCGGTTTTCCTCAGCCGGGGGCTGCACCGGATACCGGAATTACTGTCGGAACTGTCGCTCCCGGGGCAAGTGTACCGGTCAGCTTCACGGTCTTCATCGTGTCCCTGCCGTCCCCGCAGCAGCTGGTCAATCAGGCAGCTTCTACCTATACCTTCACACCGCCTGACGGCCGGCTGCTCAGCGGCAGCGCCGTCTCCAATACTGTAACCATCGCCGTCTCTGCCCCCAACCTGTCGGTGGTCAAGAGCACCGCTTCCACTTCAGTAGCAATCGGTGACACCATTGCCTATTCCGTCGATATCACGAATAACGGGGCAGACCCGGTAAACAATGTGATCCTCAGCGATCCAACACCGGATGGAGCCACTTTTGTGCCCGGCAGCGTGTCCGTGAACGGGGTTCCTTTCCCTAATGCCCATCCGGCATCAGGGATTCCAGTCAGTACGCTTGCCTCTGGTGCCTCAGCCGTTGTCTCTTACAGTGTCACCGTCGCCTCCGTACCCGCAGATGCCTCCATTGATAATCAGGCGAGTGTCACTTATACCTCAGGTGTCTTCGCCGGCTCAACCTTCTCCAACCCTGTGGCGGTCCCCGTCTTCCAGCCGGAGATCGCAGCAGCCAAAGCTGCAAATACCACCAATGCCACAGTCGGGGATACCGTGACCTACACCATCAACATCAGCAATACGGGCAACTATGGAGCCAGCCTGACGGTCACGGACAATATTCCGGCCGGTACTACCTTTGTGACCAACAGCGTGCTGATTAACGGCCAGCCTCTGCCGCAGGCCGATCCTTCCACCGGAATCGCCGCAGGTACCATCGCTCCGGGAGCGACTGTAGCTGTCACATTCTCGGTGGTCATCACTTCATTGCCATCGCCGCAGGTTCTGGTCAACCAGGGAACCGTGGCTTCCAGCTTCACCTTGCCGGACGGAAGAACCCTGGGAGACTCTTCCCTCACGAATACCGTGACCCTGCCGGTCTCGAACCCGAACCTGGCTGTCGTCAAAACTACGGCAACCACTGCAACCAATATCGGAGACACCATCACGTATTCCGTAACCTTAACCAACAACGGTATTGCGACAGTCAATAATGTGGTATTCACGGATGCTCTGCCTGCCGGGACCGCCTTCGTTCCGGGCAGCGTGCTCGTGGATGGCGTGGCACGCCCTGCGGCTTCACCGGCTACGGGGGTGACCATAGGCAGTATCGCTCCCGGGGCTTCCGTCACAGTGGCCTTCAACGTGACGGTTACAGCACTGCCTCCTTCCGGGTTACTGAACAATCAATCCTCAGCCAGCTTCACTTCCGGCGCCCTGTCCAGTGCGGCCTTCTCCAATATTGTGACCACTCCGGTATTCCAGCCGATCATCGCTGCAGCCAAGAGCTCCAGCGCTCAAAATGCAACGGTAGGCGACACCATTGTGTATACCGTCAATGTAAGCAATTCAGGCAACTATGCGGCCTCAGCCACGCTGACCGATACGATTCCGGCAGGTACAACTCTGGTTCCGAACAGTGTGCTGATTAACGGCTTTCCTTCTCCGGGTGCTGATCCTGCTACCGGAATCACCCTGGGCAGTATTGCAGCCGGTGCAGCGCTGACCGTAGTGTTCTCCGTAGTGATCGACACGCTGCCGGCCAGCCAGCAGCTTAGCAATCAGGCCATCCTCGCCTTCAACTATACGCTGCCGGATGGACGCGTCTTCAACCAGTCCGCCAGCTCGAACATCAATCTGATTCCGGTATCATCGCCGGATGTTCTTGTAGCCAAGAGCACTACTGTAATTGATGCAGTCCCGGGGGATACCGTTCCGTACAGTATTGCAGTCACCAATAACGGCATTGCACCGGTTAATAATGCCGTGCTGAGTGATCCCATTCCGGCCGGCTCTTCCTTTGTGGCCGGCAGCGTAGTCGTGGACGGCACTCCGCTGCCGGGGGGCAATCCGGCAAACGGGATTTCGCTCGGAACCATAGCTCCGGGAGCTACCGTTCTGGTTACCTTCAACATCCTGGTCAATACACTGCCCAATCCGGCCACACTAAGCAATCTGGCTTCCGTCAGTTTCACCTCCGGCGCATTCTCAGGTGCCTCTTATTCCAATACGCTGGTCACTCCGGTATTCCAGCCGGTTATCGGCATTCTGAAGGCTGCCGATACCACGAATGCGACGGTGGGAGATACCGTCACCTATTCACTCAGCGTCACCAATACAGGCAATCTTGCGGCTGTCGTCACCTTAACAGACTCCATCCCTGCAGGAGCTGTATTCATTCCGAACAGCGTACTGGTTAACGGCCAGCCCGTTCCCGGCGCTGATCCGACTACCGGAATCAACCTGGGTACAGTTCCAGCGGGCGCTACTGTTACCATGCTCGTCACCCTGCAGGTTACGCTGGCTTCCCTGCCTTCACCGCAGCAGCTGGTGAACCAGGCCGCCGCAGCCTTCACCTTCACGCCACCGGATGGCCGCTCGCTCTCCGGATCTGCCGTATCGAATACGCTGGTCATCCCCGTCTCTTCACCGGACGTAACCGCAGTTAAGAGCACTCCGGCTGTCGATGCGGTTGTCGGTGATATCATCACTTATACGATTGCCGTCACCAACAACGGCATTGTTCCCGTCAACAACGTGGTCCTCGTTGACCCGATCCCGGCCGGCAGCCAGTTCGTTGCAGGCAGCGTAACTGTAGACGGCACTCCGCGTCCCGGAGCAAATCCGGGCACCGGTATCCTGATCGGAACGATCGCACCGGGAGCAACCTCAACGGTAACCTTCCAGGTTCAGGTCATCGTCATATGA